In one window of Arcobacter sp. F155 DNA:
- a CDS encoding nitrate reductase cytochrome c-type subunit: protein MKLITKISIGLATSSFLIFVGCSTAQPTISEESLGLRKVDLYSEDKVTPDETKYSKAAPSTSKTIDRAFQDAPPMIPHDVDGMLPITVNNNQCISCHTPGVAESFGALPYPKSHMINFRPDTSLTKNGDIVKNGKLVENTSTEKMDYVTINEMHQLSNSRFNCSQCHAPQSEGELVGNTFTPDYTSKDGAKKSSWTGTSLTEGLDTLVE from the coding sequence ATGAAACTAATCACAAAAATTAGTATTGGTCTTGCAACTTCTTCCTTTTTAATCTTTGTAGGATGTAGTACAGCTCAACCTACAATTAGTGAAGAGTCTTTAGGGCTTAGAAAAGTTGACCTTTATAGTGAAGACAAAGTAACGCCAGATGAAACAAAATATAGTAAAGCAGCTCCAAGTACGTCAAAAACTATTGATAGAGCATTCCAAGATGCTCCGCCAATGATTCCACATGATGTAGATGGAATGCTTCCAATTACAGTTAATAATAATCAATGTATCTCTTGTCATACACCAGGTGTGGCAGAGTCTTTTGGAGCTTTACCGTATCCAAAATCACACATGATTAATTTTAGACCTGATACGTCATTAACAAAAAATGGTGATATCGTTAAAAATGGTAAACTTGTTGAAAATACTTCAACAGAAAAAATGGACTATGTGACTATTAATGAGATGCATCAGTTATCAAATTCAAGATTCAACTGTTCTCAATGTCATGCTCCTCAAAGTGAGGGAGAATTAGTAGGTAATACATTTACTCCTGATTATACAAGTAAAGACGGAGCAAAAAAATCTTCATGGACTGGAACTAGTCTAACTGAAGGTTTAGATACTTTAGTAGAGTAA
- a CDS encoding ferredoxin-type protein NapF translates to MRRRELFSSLASSFNKKEEQEQVIRLPYNEDKSLFLKECPSCDAPCVTLCEEDIIVMGEDKTPHIDFSKGGCTYCGECAKACEYGVLLEDSKEKIPVKVEIDMIKCLSWHNTMCFSCKDPCLDDAIEFLGMFRPSIVEDKCTSCGFCLNVCPSDAIILKGV, encoded by the coding sequence ATGAGAAGAAGAGAGTTATTTAGCTCTCTTGCTTCTTCTTTTAATAAAAAAGAAGAACAAGAGCAAGTTATAAGATTACCATACAATGAAGACAAGAGTCTTTTTCTCAAAGAGTGCCCAAGTTGTGATGCACCTTGTGTTACTTTGTGCGAAGAAGATATAATTGTAATGGGTGAAGATAAAACACCTCATATTGATTTTTCTAAAGGTGGTTGTACTTACTGTGGCGAATGTGCAAAAGCCTGTGAGTATGGAGTTTTATTAGAAGACTCAAAAGAGAAGATACCTGTAAAAGTAGAGATTGATATGATTAAGTGTTTAAGTTGGCACAATACAATGTGTTTTTCATGTAAAGACCCTTGCTTAGATGATGCAATAGAGTTTCTAGGAATGTTTAGACCTTCTATTGTAGAAGATAAGTGTACAAGCTGTGGTTTTTGTTTGAATGTATGCCCTAGTGATGCAATAATATTAAAAGGAGTGTAA
- a CDS encoding WD40 repeat domain-containing protein, whose protein sequence is MSKLFLSFFILVVSSFALEEVTPTYSLKATGAVQGIVYKDELLYAGTANGTVEVFDTKEKKIIKTIELPKIKDFMGDTIPAKVYSIDLIEDKILIVTQGMKGYRNLWIYENEELKKLIGIEKKFFIQKASFVSDTRIVFALLSNQIGIFDIEKNEVTVLTQVSQSSFSHFALNENRSKLITTDESGVIRVLKTSDLVVEKRLKALNLDRVYQLDFKKGKVLTAGQDRKAVFYDSFSSYALNFDFLLYSCALSKNAKYGAIAYNEENEILVFNTSSKKYLYKLIGQDATLTQILFISDKEIFASSDSQTINFWRLK, encoded by the coding sequence ATGAGTAAACTTTTTTTATCTTTTTTTATCTTAGTAGTGTCATCTTTTGCTTTAGAGGAAGTAACTCCTACATACTCTTTAAAAGCAACAGGTGCAGTTCAAGGAATAGTATATAAAGATGAACTTTTATATGCAGGGACAGCTAATGGAACTGTAGAAGTCTTTGATACTAAAGAGAAAAAGATAATTAAAACAATAGAACTTCCAAAGATAAAAGACTTTATGGGAGATACAATTCCTGCAAAGGTTTATTCTATTGATTTAATAGAGGACAAAATACTAATAGTAACTCAAGGGATGAAAGGGTATAGAAACCTTTGGATATATGAAAATGAAGAGTTAAAGAAGCTAATCGGAATAGAGAAAAAGTTTTTTATTCAAAAGGCATCTTTTGTAAGTGATACAAGAATAGTATTTGCATTACTAAGTAATCAGATTGGAATTTTTGATATAGAAAAAAATGAGGTAACAGTTCTAACACAAGTTAGCCAATCCTCTTTTTCACATTTTGCATTAAATGAGAATAGAAGTAAGTTAATTACTACAGATGAGAGTGGAGTAATAAGAGTATTAAAAACAAGTGATTTAGTAGTTGAAAAGAGATTAAAGGCTTTAAATCTAGATAGGGTTTATCAACTAGATTTTAAAAAGGGAAAAGTATTAACAGCAGGACAAGATAGAAAAGCAGTTTTCTATGATAGTTTTAGCTCATATGCACTAAATTTTGATTTTCTTCTTTACAGTTGTGCTTTAAGCAAAAATGCTAAGTATGGTGCAATTGCATATAATGAGGAGAATGAAATTTTAGTGTTTAATACAAGCAGTAAAAAGTATTTATATAAACTAATTGGACAAGATGCTACTTTGACGCAGATTCTATTTATATCAGATAAAGAGATTTTTGCAAGTAGTGATAGTCAAACAATAAATTTTTGGAGATTAAAATGA
- a CDS encoding chaperone NapD has translation MNISSIVVQTRPEYLDEVVEALKKCEVCEYHLHDEVGRVIVTIEGNGVQEELEKLRVIEAIPHIVSADMQMAYSEDELDEHMDVLNDADVVPKMLNEDIPADQIVYRGDLKKKDLEGFAKEFDKR, from the coding sequence ATGAATATTTCAAGTATCGTAGTTCAAACAAGACCAGAGTATTTAGATGAGGTTGTAGAAGCATTAAAAAAATGTGAAGTGTGTGAATATCATCTTCATGATGAGGTAGGAAGAGTTATTGTTACAATAGAAGGAAACGGTGTACAAGAAGAGCTTGAAAAACTAAGAGTTATAGAAGCTATTCCTCATATTGTAAGTGCTGATATGCAAATGGCTTATAGTGAGGATGAGTTAGATGAACATATGGATGTATTAAATGATGCAGATGTTGTTCCAAAAATGTTAAATGAAGATATTCCTGCTGACCAAATTGTGTATAGAGGTGATTTAAAGAAAAAAGATCTTGAAGGCTTTGCAAAAGAGTTTGATAAAAGGTAG
- a CDS encoding PAS domain-containing protein, which yields MEFLESEFLIETEIPEDELIISRTDLKGKITYANEAFANISGYEINELMGQSHNILRHPDMPKRVFKNLWDTLKTEQKWEGVIKNLRKDKGFYWVHATISGVYKDDKLVEYKSIRTPITFKEKLKYQSLYDEYRNIDRDNIRIIKYIS from the coding sequence ATGGAGTTTTTAGAGAGTGAGTTTTTAATTGAAACAGAAATCCCAGAAGATGAATTAATTATTTCTCGAACTGATTTAAAAGGGAAAATAACATATGCAAATGAAGCTTTTGCAAATATCTCTGGCTATGAAATAAATGAGTTAATGGGACAATCTCATAATATACTTAGACATCCAGATATGCCTAAAAGGGTTTTTAAAAACTTATGGGATACTCTAAAAACTGAACAAAAATGGGAAGGCGTAATAAAAAACCTTAGAAAAGACAAAGGTTTTTATTGGGTTCACGCCACAATTAGTGGTGTTTATAAAGATGATAAACTAGTTGAGTATAAATCAATTAGAACACCAATTACTTTCAAAGAAAAACTAAAATATCAAAGTTTATATGATGAATATAGAAACATTGATAGAGACAATATTCGAATTATAAAATATATCTCTTAA
- a CDS encoding aminotransferase class V-fold PLP-dependent enzyme encodes MKKDIYRPFFDKNTNTLDFIRYNTIGKNKSDYFDYTASGLAFRQIENRIRDVLETYANTHSKESLNANITNQYYNEAIESLSNSLELNEEFAIIPSGCGATSAIKKFQELLGVYIPPATLKRFKIAVAKKKLPLIIVGPYEHHSNEVSYREALCEVQRIRLTDEGLIDLRQLKEILQENRHREIIGCFCIASNVTGIITPYEEISRLLRLYGATVCFDAAASSSYMNIPCELYDALVMSPHKLLGGPSSCGVLAIRKSLVDETLAPTFAGGGTVAYVNAQVQEYEKDISARETAGTPGILQLIRAALAYQLRNEIGFEFIKEQKKELLSHLLEGLEKIEGITIYGNKEEENIGIVSFNIANLNPYKICEKLSSNSGVQTRAGCSCAGPYGHDLLGKTSKEELEEKPGWLRISVHYSQTKEDIDRLIEAIKSSL; translated from the coding sequence ATGAAAAAAGATATCTACAGACCATTTTTTGATAAAAATACCAATACATTAGATTTTATTAGATACAACACTATAGGTAAGAACAAAAGCGATTACTTTGACTATACAGCTTCTGGACTTGCGTTTAGACAAATAGAGAACCGTATAAGAGATGTGCTTGAAACATATGCTAATACACACTCTAAAGAGTCTTTAAATGCAAATATTACAAACCAATATTATAATGAAGCAATAGAGAGCCTAAGCAATAGTTTAGAGCTAAATGAAGAGTTTGCTATTATTCCTTCTGGTTGTGGAGCAACATCTGCAATAAAGAAGTTCCAAGAACTACTTGGTGTGTATATTCCACCAGCAACACTAAAAAGATTTAAAATAGCTGTTGCAAAAAAGAAATTACCTCTTATTATAGTTGGGCCTTATGAACATCACTCAAATGAAGTAAGCTACAGAGAAGCACTTTGTGAAGTTCAAAGAATAAGACTTACTGATGAAGGTTTAATTGACCTTAGACAGCTAAAAGAGATTTTACAAGAGAATCGACATAGAGAGATTATTGGATGTTTTTGTATAGCTTCAAATGTTACAGGAATCATAACACCATATGAAGAGATTTCAAGACTATTGAGACTTTATGGAGCAACTGTATGTTTTGATGCAGCGGCTAGTTCTTCATATATGAATATTCCTTGTGAATTATATGATGCCCTTGTAATGTCTCCCCATAAACTTCTTGGAGGTCCATCAAGTTGTGGAGTTCTTGCTATTAGAAAATCATTAGTTGATGAAACTTTAGCTCCAACTTTTGCAGGTGGTGGAACTGTAGCTTATGTAAATGCTCAAGTACAAGAGTATGAAAAAGATATTAGTGCTAGAGAAACAGCAGGAACTCCTGGAATTTTACAACTTATTCGTGCAGCACTTGCTTATCAACTTAGAAATGAAATAGGTTTTGAGTTTATAAAAGAGCAAAAGAAAGAACTTCTTTCTCACTTACTAGAAGGTTTAGAAAAAATAGAAGGTATTACAATCTATGGTAATAAAGAAGAAGAGAATATAGGAATTGTCTCTTTTAATATTGCCAATTTAAACCCATATAAGATATGTGAAAAACTATCTTCGAATAGTGGTGTTCAAACAAGAGCTGGATGTTCTTGTGCAGGACCATATGGACATGATTTATTAGGTAAAACTTCTAAAGAAGAGTTAGAGGAAAAACCAGGATGGCTTAGAATTTCTGTTCACTATTCACAAACAAAAGAGGATATTGATAGATTAATAGAGGCTATTAAAAGCTCTCTTTAA
- a CDS encoding nitrite/sulfite reductase has product MAKETKAQRVERIKKEKDGLDVLQDIYLYAVTGEEVDPEDIDRFKWYGMYTQNKNLQADDDNTLYFMLRVKLEGGQLTLPQLKVVSEISEKYARGTADFTTRQDLQFHFIKVVDLPEIFRLLDTVGLSSIFAAGDVPRNVVSCPINGIDHEEIADVRETVDKLNEAFKGNRVFSNLPRKYKVGVNGCSKNCMHHEIQDVSFNAVKQENGRIQFAVSVGGGLASNKRVANHIGYVTPSQVVPAAKAITKIYRDHGLREKRNKARLGHLIEEWGIEKFVEELQASLTFKIKEPNEIEYTNSRFREHFGIHQSKQKGKSYIGCALNSGHIGVEGLNDLIELFEKYGATALKSTVTQNIIILDANSDTAEEFAKELEKVNIYPYPSNFRARVQACTGIDFCKFAISETKGVAKRLVDHLENKFPDFGERVSISVNGCPNSCAHPHIVDLGFMGTKVKKDGKTVTGFELLVGGFLEGDKSQFNQKTGIKFAVEDVNENVEEIINEYIASEHSSFHDFIITKAK; this is encoded by the coding sequence ATGGCAAAAGAAACTAAAGCACAAAGAGTAGAACGAATCAAAAAAGAGAAAGATGGTCTTGATGTACTTCAAGACATCTATCTTTATGCAGTTACAGGTGAAGAAGTAGACCCAGAAGATATTGATAGATTTAAATGGTACGGAATGTACACACAAAACAAAAATCTACAAGCAGATGATGATAACACTTTATATTTCATGCTTAGAGTTAAACTTGAAGGTGGTCAATTAACACTTCCTCAACTAAAAGTTGTATCTGAGATATCTGAAAAATATGCAAGGGGAACTGCTGATTTTACAACAAGACAAGATTTACAGTTTCACTTTATCAAAGTAGTTGATTTACCAGAAATCTTCAGACTTCTTGATACAGTAGGATTATCATCTATTTTTGCAGCAGGAGACGTTCCAAGAAACGTTGTTTCATGTCCTATTAATGGTATTGACCATGAAGAAATCGCTGATGTAAGAGAAACAGTTGATAAACTAAATGAAGCATTTAAAGGAAATAGAGTATTCTCTAACCTTCCTAGAAAATATAAAGTTGGTGTAAATGGATGTTCTAAAAACTGTATGCACCATGAAATCCAAGATGTTAGTTTCAATGCTGTAAAACAAGAGAATGGAAGAATCCAATTTGCAGTAAGTGTTGGTGGTGGTTTAGCTTCAAATAAAAGAGTTGCTAATCATATTGGATATGTTACACCATCACAAGTTGTTCCAGCAGCTAAAGCTATTACTAAAATCTATAGAGACCATGGATTAAGAGAAAAAAGAAATAAAGCTAGACTTGGGCACTTAATTGAAGAGTGGGGAATTGAAAAGTTTGTTGAAGAGTTACAAGCTTCTTTAACATTTAAAATCAAAGAACCAAATGAGATTGAATATACAAACTCAAGATTTAGAGAGCACTTTGGAATTCACCAAAGTAAGCAAAAAGGTAAAAGCTATATTGGGTGTGCATTAAACTCTGGACACATTGGTGTTGAGGGATTAAATGACCTAATTGAACTATTTGAAAAATATGGAGCAACTGCACTTAAATCTACAGTTACTCAAAATATTATCATCTTAGATGCAAATAGCGATACTGCTGAAGAGTTTGCTAAAGAACTAGAAAAAGTTAATATTTACCCTTACCCATCTAACTTTAGAGCAAGGGTTCAAGCATGTACAGGTATTGACTTCTGTAAATTTGCAATTTCAGAAACAAAAGGTGTTGCAAAAAGATTAGTTGACCACTTAGAAAACAAATTCCCTGATTTTGGAGAAAGAGTTTCTATTTCTGTAAATGGTTGTCCTAACTCTTGTGCTCACCCACATATTGTTGACCTTGGTTTTATGGGAACAAAAGTTAAAAAAGATGGAAAAACTGTTACAGGATTTGAGCTTCTTGTTGGTGGTTTCCTTGAAGGAGACAAGTCTCAATTTAACCAAAAAACTGGAATTAAATTTGCAGTTGAAGATGTAAATGAAAATGTTGAAGAGATTATAAATGAATATATAGCTTCTGAACATTCATCATTCCATGATTTCATCATTACAAAAGCGAAATAG
- the cysN gene encoding sulfate adenylyltransferase subunit CysN, translating into MAHQSDLIAENIEQYLKEHEHKEILRFITCGSVDDGKSTLIGRLLYDSKMIFEDQLASIEKDSKKSGTTGDKIDLALLVDGLASEREQGITIDVAYRFFSTDKRKFIIADTPGHEQYTRNMATGASTADLAIILIDARQGVLTQTKRHSYIASLLGIKNLIVAINKMDLVDFSKERFEEIKKDYEEIIPNLPHNEDINFNYIPISALDGDNIVSISPKCSWYEGLPLMGLLDSVEIHHDENDDFRLPVQYVSRPHLNFRGFSGTIASGKISVGDEITVLPSRKTSVVKSIVSNDVKDLRPIGKDETVETIETAYAPMATTITLKDEIDISRGDMIVKSNSIPQVSNKLNVMVVWMDEKPMELNNSYIIKRATSVINGSFKAIEFKKDINSFKEISTDSLELNDIAKCSLSLDRQIAVDSYYENRHTGSFIIIDRYTNSTVGAGMIVDAVETQSKDEELREYTKAEIALNQYIRDNFPEWGCKEILG; encoded by the coding sequence ATGGCACACCAATCAGATTTAATTGCTGAAAATATTGAACAATATTTAAAAGAGCATGAACACAAAGAGATTCTTAGATTTATTACTTGTGGTTCAGTTGATGATGGTAAAAGTACTTTAATTGGAAGACTTCTTTATGATTCAAAAATGATTTTTGAAGACCAATTAGCATCTATTGAAAAAGACTCTAAAAAAAGTGGTACAACAGGGGATAAAATTGACCTTGCACTTTTAGTTGATGGACTAGCAAGTGAGCGAGAACAAGGTATTACTATTGATGTTGCTTATAGATTCTTCTCAACTGATAAAAGAAAGTTTATTATTGCAGACACTCCAGGTCATGAGCAATATACAAGAAACATGGCTACAGGAGCTTCAACAGCAGACTTAGCGATTATTCTTATTGATGCTAGACAAGGTGTTTTAACTCAAACTAAAAGACACTCTTATATCGCTTCATTATTAGGAATTAAAAACCTAATTGTTGCTATTAATAAAATGGATTTAGTTGACTTTAGCAAAGAGAGATTTGAAGAGATTAAAAAAGATTATGAAGAGATTATTCCAAATCTTCCTCATAATGAAGATATTAACTTTAACTATATTCCAATCTCTGCATTAGATGGAGATAATATTGTTTCAATTTCTCCTAAATGTTCTTGGTATGAAGGTCTTCCATTAATGGGATTACTTGATAGTGTAGAAATTCACCATGATGAAAATGATGACTTTAGACTACCAGTTCAATATGTTTCTAGACCTCACTTAAACTTTAGAGGTTTTTCTGGAACTATTGCAAGTGGTAAAATATCTGTTGGTGATGAGATTACAGTTTTACCATCAAGAAAAACATCAGTTGTTAAATCAATTGTTTCAAATGATGTTAAAGACTTAAGACCAATAGGAAAAGATGAAACTGTTGAGACTATTGAAACAGCATATGCACCAATGGCTACAACAATTACATTAAAAGATGAAATTGATATTTCAAGAGGAGACATGATTGTAAAATCAAACTCTATTCCTCAAGTTTCAAACAAACTAAATGTAATGGTAGTTTGGATGGATGAAAAACCAATGGAGTTAAACAATAGCTATATAATTAAAAGAGCTACTTCTGTTATAAATGGTTCATTTAAAGCAATTGAATTCAAAAAAGATATCAATAGCTTTAAAGAAATCTCTACAGATAGTCTTGAACTAAATGATATTGCAAAATGTTCATTATCTTTAGATAGACAAATTGCTGTTGATTCATACTATGAAAATAGACACACTGGAAGTTTTATTATCATTGATAGATATACAAACTCAACAGTTGGTGCTGGTATGATTGTAGATGCAGTTGAAACTCAAAGTAAAGATGAAGAGTTAAGAGAGTATACAAAAGCTGAAATAGCTTTAAACCAATATATTAGAGATAACTTCCCTGAGTGGGGATGTAAAGAGATTTTAGGATAA
- the cysD gene encoding sulfate adenylyltransferase subunit CysD, whose protein sequence is MSEINISTERLTHLKQLEAESMHIMREVIAEFSNPAMLYSVGKDSSVMLHILQKAFYPAPPPLPLVHVDTKWKFKEMIEFRDRRAKEVGMELIVYSNPKGIEMDISPFEHGSALHTDIMKTQGLKQMLDIQKFDAVFGGARRDEEKSRAKERIYSFRDENHRWDPKNQRPELWNIYNGRHTKGESIRVFPLSNWTELDIWQYIYLEQIPIPDLYFSKEREVVEYMGTKIMVDDERMPEELRKTAKKEKVRFRTLGCYPLTGAVESEATTLPEIIQEMLVCTTSERQGRLIDSDGDASMEKKKQEGYF, encoded by the coding sequence ATGAGTGAAATAAATATAAGTACTGAAAGACTTACACATTTAAAACAATTAGAAGCTGAATCAATGCATATTATGAGAGAAGTAATAGCTGAGTTTTCAAACCCAGCAATGCTTTACTCAGTAGGAAAAGACTCTTCTGTAATGCTACATATTTTACAAAAGGCTTTCTATCCAGCACCGCCACCACTTCCTTTAGTACACGTAGATACTAAATGGAAATTTAAAGAGATGATTGAGTTTAGAGATAGACGAGCAAAAGAAGTAGGAATGGAATTAATCGTTTACTCTAATCCAAAGGGAATCGAAATGGATATTTCTCCATTTGAACATGGTTCTGCTTTACATACTGATATTATGAAGACTCAAGGTCTAAAACAAATGCTAGATATTCAAAAGTTTGATGCAGTATTTGGTGGGGCTAGAAGAGATGAAGAAAAATCAAGAGCTAAAGAGAGAATTTACTCATTTAGAGATGAAAACCACAGATGGGACCCAAAAAACCAAAGACCAGAGTTATGGAATATCTATAACGGTAGACACACAAAAGGTGAGTCTATTAGAGTATTCCCATTATCAAACTGGACTGAGCTTGATATTTGGCAATATATCTATTTAGAGCAAATACCTATTCCTGATTTATACTTCTCAAAAGAAAGAGAAGTAGTTGAATACATGGGTACAAAAATCATGGTAGATGATGAAAGAATGCCAGAAGAGTTAAGAAAAACTGCTAAGAAAGAGAAAGTGAGATTTAGAACACTTGGATGTTATCCACTAACAGGAGCAGTTGAGAGTGAAGCAACTACTTTACCTGAGATTATTCAAGAGATGTTAGTTTGTACAACATCTGAAAGACAAGGTAGATTAATTGATAGTGATGGTGACGCATCAATGGAGAAGAAAAAACAAGAGGGGTATTTTTAA
- a CDS encoding phosphoadenylyl-sulfate reductase encodes MDINDLNQKFQNSTAQEITEYFIKEYGQDAALSSSLGAEDQVLTDMVLKVDKSANIFTLDTGRLHPETYDVMDATNLKYGVKLNVFFPLNEKVEELYQKQGINGHFESIENRKNCCNIRKMEPLRRALKPLKVWITGLRAAQSVTRTDMPVVEYDENFEVIKVNPLINWSEEDVWNYIKQNNVPYNKLHDQGFPSIGCAPCTRAIKDGEDIRAGRWWWENPEHKECGLHAK; translated from the coding sequence ATGGACATCAATGATTTAAACCAAAAGTTTCAAAACTCAACTGCACAAGAGATTACAGAATACTTCATAAAGGAGTATGGACAAGATGCTGCTTTATCAAGTAGCTTAGGTGCAGAAGACCAAGTTTTAACAGACATGGTTCTAAAAGTAGATAAAAGTGCAAATATCTTTACACTAGATACGGGAAGATTACATCCTGAAACATATGATGTTATGGATGCTACAAACCTAAAATATGGTGTTAAGTTAAATGTTTTTTTCCCTTTAAATGAAAAGGTAGAAGAGCTTTATCAAAAACAAGGTATCAATGGACACTTTGAGAGTATTGAAAATAGAAAAAATTGCTGTAACATTAGAAAAATGGAGCCTCTTAGACGAGCACTTAAACCTTTAAAGGTTTGGATTACAGGTCTTAGAGCAGCACAAAGTGTTACAAGAACAGATATGCCAGTAGTTGAATATGATGAAAACTTTGAAGTAATCAAAGTTAATCCTCTAATCAACTGGAGTGAAGAAGATGTATGGAATTACATTAAACAAAACAATGTTCCATATAACAAACTTCATGACCAAGGTTTCCCTAGTATTGGATGTGCACCCTGTACCAGAGCCATTAAGGATGGTGAAGATATTAGAGCTGGAAGATGGTGGTGGGAAAACCCTGAGCATAAAGAGTGCGGATTACACGCAAAGTAG
- a CDS encoding DUF2061 domain-containing protein: MAEKAYRSVVKTVSWRTVGTLDTIIISYFITGNLGMAASIGSIELVTKMILYYFHERAWNKISFGKTKEPDYQI; this comes from the coding sequence ATGGCAGAAAAAGCTTACAGATCAGTTGTAAAAACTGTCTCTTGGCGTACAGTTGGAACGCTAGATACAATCATCATCTCTTATTTTATTACAGGTAATTTAGGAATGGCAGCTTCAATTGGTTCAATTGAACTTGTTACTAAAATGATATTGTATTACTTCCATGAAAGAGCATGGAATAAAATTTCCTTTGGAAAAACTAAAGAACCTGATTATCAAATTTAA
- the cysK gene encoding cysteine synthase A, with amino-acid sequence MKFANNVTELIGNTPLVKLQAASEKSGATVLGKCEFMNPTHSVKDRIGTNMIKAALEQNLINENTTVIEPTSGNTGIALASVCAGLGIKLILTMPSSMSIERRKLLKALGAELVLTEPEKGMKGAVEKANELAEKTENSFVPQQFANGANPDIHRKTTAKEILDDTDGKVDILVAAIGTGGSITGIGEVLKQHNPDIQVIAVEPEASPVLSGGKPGPHRIQGIGAGFVPDVLNTTVYDEVVQVSNEDAIAASRNLASSEGLLVGISAGANAFIAEQVAARPENKGKTIVTILCDTGERYLSVGLYDDE; translated from the coding sequence ATGAAATTTGCAAACAATGTTACAGAATTAATTGGAAATACACCTCTTGTAAAGTTACAAGCAGCGAGTGAAAAAAGTGGAGCTACAGTTTTAGGAAAATGTGAGTTTATGAACCCAACTCATTCAGTAAAAGATAGAATTGGTACAAACATGATTAAAGCTGCTTTAGAGCAAAACTTAATCAATGAAAATACAACAGTTATTGAGCCAACATCAGGAAATACTGGTATTGCTTTAGCTTCTGTTTGTGCAGGACTTGGAATCAAGTTAATCCTTACTATGCCTTCATCAATGAGTATTGAAAGAAGAAAATTATTAAAAGCTTTAGGTGCTGAATTAGTACTTACTGAGCCAGAAAAAGGAATGAAAGGTGCTGTTGAAAAAGCAAATGAATTAGCTGAAAAAACTGAAAACTCATTTGTTCCTCAACAATTTGCAAATGGTGCAAACCCAGATATTCACAGAAAAACAACTGCAAAAGAGATTTTAGATGACACTGACGGAAAAGTTGATATCTTAGTTGCAGCTATTGGTACAGGTGGTTCTATCACTGGTATTGGTGAAGTATTAAAACAACACAACCCTGATATTCAAGTAATTGCAGTTGAGCCAGAAGCTTCTCCTGTATTAAGTGGTGGTAAACCAGGACCACACAGAATTCAAGGTATTGGTGCTGGATTTGTTCCAGATGTATTAAATACTACTGTTTATGATGAAGTAGTACAAGTTTCAAATGAAGATGCAATTGCAGCTTCTAGAAATTTAGCTAGCAGCGAAGGTCTATTAGTTGGTATCTCAGCTGGAGCAAATGCATTCATTGCAGAGCAAGTTGCAGCAAGACCAGAAAACAAAGGTAAAACAATCGTTACTATTCTTTGTGACACAGGAGAGAGATACTTAAGTGTTGGTCTATATGATGATGAGTAA
- a CDS encoding Rrf2 family transcriptional regulator, translating to MPLISTKGVYGLTAMYELSKHEDESPMQIKEISSNANIPQNYLEQLLGKLRRAELVKSIRGAKGGYVLAQKPEDISVKDILVALEGDLKIIDSKADNPILNIFFDDAKKSTKELFDISLAKLDEYQDKYNEFLHYSI from the coding sequence ATGCCTCTAATTTCAACAAAAGGTGTATATGGTCTAACAGCCATGTATGAATTAAGTAAGCACGAAGATGAATCTCCCATGCAAATTAAGGAGATTTCATCAAATGCTAATATTCCACAAAACTATCTTGAGCAATTACTAGGAAAGCTTAGACGAGCTGAACTAGTAAAAAGTATCAGGGGAGCAAAAGGTGGATATGTATTAGCTCAGAAGCCTGAAGATATTTCAGTAAAGGATATTTTAGTTGCCCTTGAAGGTGATTTAAAAATCATCGATAGCAAAGCTGATAACCCGATTTTAAATATCTTCTTTGATGATGCTAAGAAAAGCACAAAAGAACTGTTTGATATCTCACTAGCAAAACTAGATGAATATCAAGACAAATATAACGAATTTTTACATTACAGTATATAA